One genomic window of Acidobacteriota bacterium includes the following:
- a CDS encoding class I SAM-dependent methyltransferase — MSTPVSPSLPGPTPERIYACMMAFQRSTALKAAIDLNLFSTLAAAPRTAAQAAQQLRLPERGVRILCDFLCIEGLLVKDAARYRLAEDAALFLDRQSPAYLGGVAEFLLAPEQMHAFQELAAAVRNGGAPGTGPVADYPHWITFARAMGPFMAMQAEMLAERFGPVHGRILDIAASHGLFGIAFARRSAQAEVTALDAGPVLEVVARDNAAKAGVAARYHLLPGDAFTTPLGDGYELTLLCNFLHHFAPATIVPFLRRVHAALKPGGRVVTLEFVPNPDRISPPFSASFSLTMLAETAEGDAYTFAEFEQMFREAGFASLEQHPLPTPQTALLARA, encoded by the coding sequence ATGAGCACCCCAGTTTCCCCCTCTTTGCCCGGCCCCACCCCCGAGCGCATCTACGCCTGCATGATGGCCTTCCAGCGCAGCACTGCCCTGAAGGCTGCGATTGACCTTAACCTGTTTTCAACCCTTGCAGCCGCTCCGCGCACCGCGGCGCAGGCCGCGCAGCAGCTCCGCCTCCCCGAGCGTGGCGTTCGCATACTCTGCGACTTCTTGTGCATCGAAGGCCTCCTGGTCAAAGATGCCGCTCGCTACCGCCTGGCGGAGGACGCGGCCCTGTTCCTCGATCGCCAATCCCCCGCGTATTTGGGCGGCGTGGCCGAGTTCCTGCTTGCGCCGGAGCAGATGCATGCTTTCCAGGAGCTTGCCGCCGCGGTGCGGAATGGCGGCGCACCCGGCACCGGACCCGTCGCCGACTATCCGCACTGGATCACCTTCGCCCGCGCCATGGGCCCCTTCATGGCCATGCAGGCAGAAATGCTGGCGGAACGGTTCGGTCCCGTGCATGGCCGTATTCTCGACATCGCTGCCAGCCATGGACTGTTTGGGATCGCTTTCGCCCGCCGCTCCGCGCAGGCCGAGGTGACAGCTCTCGACGCCGGGCCGGTACTGGAGGTGGTGGCCCGTGACAATGCTGCCAAGGCAGGGGTCGCCGCGCGTTATCATCTGCTGCCCGGCGATGCTTTTACCACCCCGCTCGGCGACGGCTACGAGCTCACGCTGCTCTGCAACTTTTTACACCACTTCGCGCCCGCTACAATTGTGCCCTTTCTGCGCCGTGTGCATGCGGCGCTGAAGCCGGGCGGTCGCGTAGTTACCCTTGAGTTCGTGCCCAACCCCGACCGTATTTCTCCCCCTTTCTCTGCAAGTTTCAGCCTCACGATGCTGGCCGAAACCGCCGAAGGCGACGCCTACACCTTCGCTGAATTCGAGCAAATGTTCCGCGAGGCCGGCTTCGCTTCGCTGGAACAACATCCGCTGCCCACGCCCCAGACGGCGCTGCTCGCACGCGCATGA
- a CDS encoding extracellular solute-binding protein has protein sequence MIVSVAYAGSMAAVMEGPLKQAARQQGWELRGRAEGATALAELIVGGALSPDVFISITPGPMQRVEKAGKAGHLIPFARTEMAFAYAPRGRWARPLRHEPWWRVMQAPGFRLGRSDPRTDPQGRNVIYTCLLAETWYRQPGLAHRILGPWLNPKQIFSESTLEARVQGGQLDAAAAYGFQPADYGLAALTLPASISLGSPPSARLELSFGMHRYHPEPLVFYAAALTAAPHPEAARAFVAWLAQPEAQTILHKAGYGHV, from the coding sequence ATGATTGTAAGCGTCGCCTACGCGGGCTCGATGGCCGCGGTAATGGAAGGCCCCCTGAAGCAGGCGGCGCGGCAACAGGGTTGGGAGCTGCGCGGCCGTGCCGAAGGCGCGACCGCGCTCGCCGAGCTGATCGTCGGCGGCGCGCTGTCGCCCGACGTTTTTATCAGCATTACGCCCGGGCCCATGCAGCGCGTCGAAAAGGCCGGCAAAGCCGGCCATCTGATTCCGTTTGCACGCACAGAAATGGCGTTCGCGTACGCGCCACGCGGACGCTGGGCGCGGCCCCTCCGCCACGAGCCCTGGTGGCGGGTGATGCAAGCGCCTGGCTTCCGCCTCGGCCGTTCCGATCCCCGTACCGATCCGCAGGGCCGCAACGTCATCTACACATGCCTGCTCGCCGAAACCTGGTATCGCCAGCCCGGCCTGGCGCACCGCATTCTTGGGCCATGGCTCAACCCCAAGCAGATCTTCTCCGAAAGCACGCTGGAGGCGCGGGTGCAGGGTGGGCAGCTTGACGCCGCCGCCGCTTACGGCTTTCAGCCCGCCGACTACGGCCTGGCGGCGCTCACGCTGCCGGCGTCCATCAGCCTCGGCTCGCCTCCATCTGCCAGACTGGAGTTGAGCTTTGGCATGCATCGCTACCATCCGGAGCCACTCGTTTTTTACGCCGCCGCGCTGACCGCCGCGCCCCATCCCGAAGCCGCGCGTGCCTTCGTCGCCTGGCTCGCTCAGCCTGAGGCGCAAACGATTTTGCATAAGGCAGGCTACGGCCATGTCTAG
- a CDS encoding ABC transporter permease subunit gives MSSVPALAWSPAKAPRGWKRWAAVVFAILLLYPFSGLAAHVGPWQWSGGAGADALASVRVSLVLTAIAMVIVVAIGTPLALYIRRVARWERLAWQAVLLLSMLLPALALGILLTLSLRPEGAVGGVLWRLGMVTTNSGFAFVLTQVYVSIGYYVLAAVAALDAVPAGIEEQAALLGLRPRQVFARVTLPLALSGLVVALSLAWARAIGEFGAVVVTAYYPAGMPVQLWIDLQSRGLSAVLPLLLIFLLVALPLPVAAHLAARRRHA, from the coding sequence ATGTCTAGTGTCCCAGCGCTCGCCTGGTCTCCCGCCAAGGCCCCAAGAGGCTGGAAGCGCTGGGCCGCCGTCGTCTTTGCGATCCTGCTTCTTTATCCCTTCAGCGGCCTCGCCGCCCACGTTGGCCCCTGGCAATGGAGCGGCGGCGCCGGCGCCGATGCGCTCGCTTCGGTGCGCGTCTCGCTGGTGCTCACCGCCATCGCGATGGTGATCGTGGTCGCTATCGGCACGCCGCTGGCGCTCTATATCCGCCGCGTGGCGCGCTGGGAACGGCTGGCCTGGCAAGCCGTGCTGCTGCTCTCGATGCTGCTGCCCGCGCTCGCCCTGGGCATTTTGCTCACGCTCTCGCTCCGGCCCGAAGGCGCCGTGGGCGGCGTGCTCTGGCGCTTGGGCATGGTCACCACCAACAGCGGCTTCGCCTTCGTGCTGACGCAGGTCTACGTCAGCATCGGCTACTACGTGCTGGCCGCAGTCGCCGCTCTAGACGCCGTGCCCGCGGGCATCGAAGAGCAGGCGGCCCTGCTCGGGCTGCGGCCACGCCAGGTCTTCGCGCGCGTCACGCTGCCGCTGGCGCTTTCCGGTCTGGTGGTGGCGCTCAGCCTGGCCTGGGCGCGCGCCATCGGCGAATTCGGCGCAGTCGTGGTCACGGCGTATTATCCGGCCGGCATGCCGGTGCAACTCTGGATCGACTTGCAAAGCCGCGGCCTCAGCGCAGTCCTGCCGCTGCTGCTCATCTTTTTGCTGGTAGCACTCCCGTTGCCGGTGGCGGCGCATTTAGCGGCGAGGCGGCGTCATGCTTGA